Proteins encoded in a region of the Synechococcus sp. BIOS-U3-1 genome:
- a CDS encoding SDR family NAD(P)-dependent oxidoreductase: MPEMCTDSWQGRALVVGAGGIGRALSMELARRHPSLEVTLATRHPLSNDIWTVDLQCPDSLSQLTEQLIADSQPLRVVINATGRLHGPSYQPEKRLQHAEQSALLDSFAINAAGPLLLAKSVEPVLTRDRPFHFASLSARVGSISDNRSGGWYAYRGAKAAQNMMLRCLSLEWGRRLPLATVTLLHPGTTDTALSQPFQSFVPKEKLFSPERAAGHLLDVLLHQTPTDSGRFLAWDGQDIPW; encoded by the coding sequence ATGCCTGAAATGTGCACCGATAGCTGGCAAGGACGAGCTTTGGTGGTTGGAGCCGGCGGAATCGGCCGGGCATTGAGTATGGAGCTTGCACGTCGCCATCCATCACTGGAGGTGACGCTGGCGACCCGTCATCCGTTGTCGAATGACATCTGGACCGTTGACCTCCAATGTCCGGACAGTCTCAGCCAACTGACCGAACAGCTGATTGCCGATTCCCAGCCGCTGAGAGTTGTGATCAATGCGACCGGTCGTCTCCACGGTCCTTCGTACCAACCTGAAAAACGGCTTCAACATGCTGAGCAATCTGCTCTGCTCGATTCATTTGCCATCAACGCGGCCGGACCATTGCTGCTGGCCAAGTCAGTCGAGCCTGTCTTGACCAGAGACAGACCCTTTCATTTCGCGAGCCTGAGTGCCAGGGTCGGCAGCATTAGCGATAACCGCAGTGGAGGTTGGTATGCCTATCGCGGTGCCAAGGCTGCGCAGAACATGATGCTGCGTTGTCTGAGTCTTGAGTGGGGTCGGCGACTGCCGCTTGCCACCGTGACTCTTCTGCACCCTGGAACGACAGACACAGCCCTTTCGCAGCCTTTTCAGAGCTTTGTACCCAAAGAGAAGCTGTTCAGCCCTGAAAGGGCAGCAGGGCATCTCCTAGATGTCCTGCTGCATCAAACACCAACCGACAGCGGTCGGTTTCTCGCCTGGGATGGTCAGGACATTCCTTGGTGA
- a CDS encoding SpoIID/LytB domain-containing protein, with translation MRHVRPLLLTLTASAGLAALIAWSNSAVRFKTASQDTEALLSALFDAEAQRNNQKHQQKTGSVPAVLPQTKTVDPQVRIALLSQSPLRQVKTQNGADCRNQGGIPVQPEVINEMLAKSTTGLVSCGGTRGSVLVNGRAYEGIIYLLNRGQGWLAINQINLERYVASVVGAEMPSHWNGEALKAQAVAARSYGLVHMLRPAASDWNLGDTTRWQAYAGRTTSSDSTIQATELTRGLVLSFKGGLVESLYAATQKISDEAHGHLGASMSQHGAQELAQQGLRFNEILGRYYAGASLARIKSDG, from the coding sequence ATGCGACACGTTCGACCACTGTTGCTGACTCTGACGGCGAGTGCGGGGCTTGCCGCATTGATCGCTTGGTCCAATAGTGCTGTGCGCTTCAAAACAGCCAGTCAAGACACAGAGGCTCTGCTTAGCGCATTGTTCGATGCTGAAGCTCAGCGCAACAACCAGAAGCATCAGCAGAAAACTGGATCTGTCCCTGCGGTGCTTCCCCAGACGAAGACCGTGGATCCTCAGGTACGCATCGCCTTGTTGAGTCAGAGTCCCTTGAGGCAAGTCAAGACTCAGAACGGAGCTGACTGCAGGAATCAGGGTGGGATCCCTGTTCAGCCAGAGGTCATCAATGAAATGCTCGCCAAGTCAACCACCGGTCTTGTGAGTTGCGGAGGTACTCGTGGATCGGTGCTTGTGAACGGTCGTGCCTACGAAGGAATCATTTATCTGCTCAACAGGGGGCAGGGATGGCTCGCCATCAACCAAATCAACCTTGAGCGCTATGTGGCTTCCGTTGTTGGAGCTGAAATGCCCAGTCACTGGAATGGTGAAGCTCTCAAGGCTCAGGCCGTAGCCGCTCGCTCCTATGGCCTTGTTCATATGCTCCGCCCAGCGGCCAGCGACTGGAACCTTGGAGATACGACCCGCTGGCAGGCTTACGCCGGAAGAACAACCAGCAGCGATTCAACGATTCAGGCCACTGAATTAACACGAGGACTGGTGTTGAGCTTTAAAGGAGGCTTGGTTGAGTCGTTGTATGCAGCCACTCAAAAAATCTCTGATGAAGCGCACGGACATCTTGGTGCAAGCATGAGTCAGCATGGTGCTCAGGAGCTGGCACAACAGGGGCTTCGATTCAACGAGATCCTTGGCAGGTATTACGCCGGTGCATCGCTGGCAAGGATCAAATCCGATGGGTGA
- a CDS encoding allophycocyanin subunit alpha-B — protein sequence MSVVRDLILQADDDLRYPSSGELRSMVEYLSQGAVRLSVVRILTDSEKKIVDESARQLFGLRPEYVAPGGNAYGQKQRAQCLRDYSWYLRLVTYGVLAGSTDMIEQIGLIGAREMYNSLGVPMPGMVDAMRCMREASLVLLSDEQQKIAGPYFDYLIKGMQTST from the coding sequence ATGAGCGTTGTAAGGGATCTGATCCTCCAGGCGGATGACGATCTGCGTTACCCGAGCAGTGGTGAGCTTCGCTCGATGGTCGAGTACCTCAGTCAGGGTGCTGTTCGTCTGTCTGTGGTACGGATCCTCACCGATAGCGAAAAGAAGATCGTTGATGAGTCAGCACGCCAATTGTTCGGTCTGCGACCTGAATATGTTGCCCCTGGCGGCAACGCTTATGGGCAAAAACAGCGAGCCCAGTGCCTGCGTGATTACAGCTGGTATCTGAGGCTGGTCACTTATGGAGTTCTTGCGGGTAGCACCGACATGATTGAGCAGATCGGTTTAATTGGCGCCCGTGAGATGTACAACAGTCTGGGAGTCCCCATGCCTGGCATGGTAGATGCCATGCGTTGCATGAGAGAGGCCTCCTTGGTACTTCTTTCAGATGAGCAGCAAAAAATTGCAGGTCCTTATTTTGATTATTTAATCAAAGGAATGCAGACCAGTACTTGA
- a CDS encoding ribbon-helix-helix protein, CopG family, giving the protein MSGKRISLELPEELVDQIDQLRKDWKTRSRGECLRRLLEEIFQPDDGQDEESEALIDPRIDQVSEGTAVPAALDAEEGSKALLVTEPSQQPRYDEDRAIVLVGSAGGLDTTRHDDRPIEPLPPTRSAAPVGVGIDLPGFVRKRSTAIRESLTPRSQPTTEIPLVPVISDEQIKDWFDVALNHWLNLYGSNPGPTVMEAVMLWMARDIWPHIDGSEGRTFTWSQVNLSMMEFCKSWMVPSPRFEQVIVAAAVLEDPFASASVQDRIPTLIRRFVSRFKRSRKVTSFETLESTMTLHGALKQLELPTQAGQSLTLRSIRDAYKRKAVEFHPDSGGSTDAMRRLNEAYQMLKELYRQKEQSQ; this is encoded by the coding sequence ATGAGCGGCAAGCGCATCAGCCTGGAATTACCCGAGGAGCTCGTCGACCAGATTGATCAGCTTCGCAAGGACTGGAAGACCCGGTCCAGAGGGGAATGTCTCCGTCGGCTGCTTGAGGAGATTTTTCAACCAGACGACGGTCAAGATGAAGAATCTGAAGCGCTGATTGATCCACGGATTGATCAGGTTTCGGAGGGCACAGCGGTGCCAGCTGCTTTAGACGCTGAGGAGGGTTCCAAGGCTCTACTTGTCACAGAACCGAGTCAGCAACCTCGATACGATGAGGATCGCGCCATTGTCCTGGTGGGTTCAGCCGGTGGGCTTGATACGACACGCCACGACGATCGACCCATCGAACCACTACCACCGACCCGCAGTGCAGCACCCGTTGGCGTTGGTATTGATTTGCCCGGTTTCGTTCGTAAGCGCAGCACTGCGATTCGCGAAAGCCTGACACCACGGAGTCAACCCACGACGGAGATTCCGCTTGTGCCTGTGATCAGCGATGAACAGATCAAAGATTGGTTTGATGTGGCTTTGAACCATTGGCTCAATCTTTATGGCTCCAACCCCGGCCCCACCGTGATGGAGGCTGTGATGCTCTGGATGGCCCGTGACATCTGGCCCCATATCGATGGATCTGAGGGACGCACATTTACTTGGAGTCAGGTCAATCTTTCCATGATGGAATTTTGCAAAAGCTGGATGGTTCCTTCTCCTCGCTTTGAGCAGGTAATTGTTGCTGCCGCAGTGCTTGAAGATCCGTTCGCCAGCGCTTCAGTGCAAGATCGCATCCCAACACTGATTCGTCGTTTCGTCAGTCGGTTTAAACGGAGCCGTAAGGTCACATCCTTCGAAACACTTGAATCCACGATGACCCTGCATGGGGCACTCAAACAACTCGAGTTGCCTACACAGGCTGGTCAGTCTTTGACATTACGTTCGATCCGGGATGCCTACAAACGCAAAGCTGTTGAGTTTCACCCTGACTCTGGAGGTTCAACCGATGCCATGCGCCGCTTAAACGAGGCCTACCAGATGCTGAAAGAGCTTTATCGCCAAAAAGAACAGTCTCAGTAG
- the metH gene encoding methionine synthase, with the protein MQAVQTKSITESSRFLKRLHDPSRPVLVFDGATGTSLQQMDLSADDFGGEVLEGCNENLVITRPDAVQAVHRQFLEAGCDVIETDTFGAASVVLVEYDLEDQAFVLNKRAAELARELADEYSTADKPRFVAGSMGPTTKLPTLGHIDFDTLRASFCEQAAGLIAGDVDLFIIETCQDVLQIKAALQGVEDAFEASGERRPLMVSVTMETTGTMLVGSDIAAVVSILEPFPIDVLGLNCATGPEQMKEHIKYLAEYSPFVVSCIPNAGLPENIGGVAHYRLTPIELKMQLMHFVEDLGVQVIGGCCGTTPAHIKALSEISDELKPANRTVRTHHLERQQLGYEPAAASLYGATPYFQDNSFLIIGERLNASGSRKVRELLNEEDWDGLVGLARGQLKENAHVLDVNVDYVGRDGEKDMHELVTRVVTNVNLPLMLDSTEWQKMEAGLKVAGGKCILNSTNYEDGDERFFKVLELARRYGAAVVIGTIDEEGMARTAKKKVAIAKRAYRDAVEFGIPAREIFYDPLALPISTGIEEDRRNAIETIESIRRIRSELPGVHIVLGVSNVSFGLSPAARITLNSVFLHDCCEAGMDAAIVSPVKILPLIKIEEDHQQVCRDLINDSRRFDGDVCIYDPLTELTTLFEGVSTKEARSSGPSLADLPVEERLKQHIIDGERIGLEEALNEGLENYKPLEIVNTFLLNGMKVVGELFGSGQMQLPFVLQSAETMKSAVAFLEPHMEKSDGERSAKAKFLIATVKGDVHDIGKNLVDIILTNNGYEVINLGIKQDVGAIIAAQEQHQADCIAMSGLLVKSTAFMKDNLSAFNEAGINVPVVLGGAALTPRFVNKDCSEVYNGKVLYGRDAFTDLRFMDAFVDARESESWDNEKGFLNGTPDGLTLGGESGSHSEPATADDSNPTENAKEVKADLVPVSFVRSDTVPEEEAVQPSFLGPKVLQGEADIPLPEVMAYLDRQALFAGQWQMRKVKGQSREDYEADLQIKAEPVLQAWLQRSIDESLLHPSVAYGYFPCGREGNDVVVFDPDGSRQLGRFSLPRQRGGNRYCIADFYRDLADGGPSDVLPMQAVTMGEQASVFAQQLFEADSYSDYLFFHGLAVQMAEALAEWTHARVRRECGFADPEGMQLKDVLAQRYRGSRYSFGYPACPNVADSRQQLLWLGADRVGLSMDEGDQLHPEQSTTALVALHSKARYFSA; encoded by the coding sequence TTTCGGCGGTGAAGTTCTCGAGGGTTGCAACGAAAACCTTGTGATCACGCGCCCGGATGCGGTGCAGGCTGTGCATCGCCAGTTTCTTGAGGCTGGTTGTGATGTGATCGAGACAGATACGTTCGGCGCAGCGTCTGTGGTGTTGGTGGAATATGACCTGGAAGATCAGGCGTTTGTTCTCAATAAACGTGCAGCGGAGCTGGCTCGTGAGCTGGCTGATGAATACAGCACTGCGGATAAGCCGCGCTTTGTTGCCGGTTCGATGGGGCCAACCACGAAGCTCCCCACCCTCGGTCACATTGATTTCGACACGCTACGAGCCTCCTTTTGTGAACAGGCAGCAGGGCTGATTGCCGGTGATGTGGATCTGTTCATCATCGAGACCTGCCAGGACGTGCTTCAGATCAAAGCAGCTCTTCAGGGTGTTGAGGACGCCTTTGAAGCCAGTGGCGAACGGCGTCCGCTGATGGTTTCCGTAACGATGGAAACCACGGGAACCATGTTGGTTGGCTCTGATATCGCAGCCGTGGTCTCGATTCTTGAACCGTTTCCGATTGACGTGCTCGGTTTGAACTGTGCCACCGGTCCTGAGCAGATGAAGGAGCACATCAAGTATCTGGCCGAGTACTCGCCCTTTGTGGTGAGCTGCATTCCCAATGCCGGACTTCCCGAGAACATCGGCGGCGTTGCCCACTACAGGCTCACTCCCATTGAGCTGAAAATGCAGCTCATGCACTTCGTGGAGGATCTTGGCGTTCAGGTAATCGGGGGCTGTTGCGGTACTACCCCTGCCCATATCAAAGCGCTTTCAGAAATTTCCGACGAACTGAAACCGGCCAACAGGACAGTGAGGACTCATCACCTTGAACGCCAGCAGTTGGGTTATGAGCCGGCGGCAGCTTCTCTCTATGGGGCCACTCCTTACTTCCAGGACAACTCCTTCCTGATCATTGGCGAGCGACTCAATGCGAGCGGTTCAAGAAAGGTGCGTGAGCTGCTCAATGAAGAAGATTGGGATGGCCTTGTTGGATTGGCACGGGGCCAGTTGAAAGAGAACGCACATGTACTCGATGTGAACGTCGACTATGTGGGACGCGACGGTGAGAAAGATATGCATGAACTGGTGACTCGTGTGGTCACCAATGTGAATCTGCCTCTGATGCTCGACTCAACTGAGTGGCAGAAAATGGAGGCAGGACTGAAAGTTGCTGGCGGAAAATGCATCCTCAATTCCACGAATTATGAAGATGGGGATGAGCGCTTTTTCAAAGTACTCGAATTGGCTCGCCGTTATGGCGCAGCTGTGGTGATTGGCACCATTGATGAAGAAGGAATGGCGCGAACTGCTAAGAAAAAAGTCGCAATCGCAAAACGGGCTTACAGAGATGCTGTTGAGTTTGGTATTCCGGCTCGGGAAATTTTTTATGACCCTCTCGCACTCCCTATTTCAACGGGGATTGAGGAAGACCGGCGCAATGCAATTGAGACTATTGAGTCGATTCGCAGAATTCGCAGCGAATTGCCAGGAGTTCATATTGTTCTCGGGGTCTCGAATGTCAGCTTTGGTCTATCTCCAGCTGCGAGGATTACGCTGAATTCAGTTTTCCTTCATGACTGCTGCGAGGCAGGAATGGATGCGGCAATTGTTTCTCCCGTGAAGATTCTTCCTCTCATCAAAATTGAGGAGGATCATCAGCAGGTTTGTCGCGACTTGATCAACGATTCGCGCCGCTTTGATGGTGATGTTTGCATCTATGATCCACTCACAGAGCTCACCACACTGTTTGAAGGTGTCAGCACCAAAGAGGCCCGCTCCTCTGGTCCTTCTTTAGCAGATCTTCCTGTTGAGGAAAGACTAAAGCAGCATATTATTGATGGTGAACGGATCGGACTTGAAGAGGCTCTCAATGAGGGTCTTGAGAATTACAAACCTCTTGAAATCGTCAATACTTTCCTTCTCAATGGAATGAAGGTTGTTGGAGAGCTTTTTGGCTCAGGTCAGATGCAACTTCCTTTCGTATTGCAATCTGCTGAAACGATGAAATCTGCAGTCGCTTTTCTCGAGCCGCACATGGAGAAAAGTGATGGCGAGCGGTCGGCGAAGGCAAAATTCCTGATTGCCACAGTGAAGGGTGATGTTCATGATATTGGCAAAAATCTTGTAGATATCATCCTTACTAATAACGGTTACGAGGTGATCAATTTAGGAATCAAGCAAGATGTTGGAGCCATCATTGCTGCTCAGGAGCAACATCAGGCTGATTGCATTGCCATGAGTGGACTTCTTGTGAAATCCACCGCGTTTATGAAGGACAATCTCTCGGCCTTCAATGAAGCTGGAATCAACGTTCCAGTTGTGTTGGGCGGAGCTGCTTTAACGCCCCGATTTGTCAATAAAGACTGCAGTGAGGTTTACAACGGCAAGGTTCTCTATGGCAGGGACGCTTTCACGGATCTGCGTTTCATGGATGCCTTTGTTGATGCCCGTGAGTCCGAGTCGTGGGACAACGAAAAAGGGTTCCTGAATGGCACCCCAGACGGCCTGACCCTCGGGGGTGAATCAGGTTCCCACTCTGAGCCCGCTACAGCTGACGATTCGAATCCGACTGAAAATGCCAAAGAGGTCAAAGCAGACCTTGTCCCGGTCAGTTTCGTTCGATCCGACACCGTGCCTGAGGAAGAGGCTGTTCAGCCTTCTTTTCTGGGTCCGAAGGTGTTGCAAGGTGAGGCAGACATCCCTCTTCCTGAGGTGATGGCCTATCTCGACCGACAAGCCCTGTTTGCCGGACAATGGCAGATGCGCAAAGTCAAAGGTCAGTCAAGGGAAGACTATGAGGCTGATCTGCAGATCAAAGCAGAACCGGTTCTACAGGCCTGGCTTCAACGCTCAATCGACGAAAGCCTCCTGCACCCCTCTGTTGCCTATGGATATTTCCCCTGCGGACGTGAGGGCAACGATGTTGTTGTGTTCGATCCGGACGGATCCCGTCAGCTCGGGCGTTTTTCATTACCGCGTCAGCGTGGTGGGAATCGCTATTGCATTGCCGATTTCTACAGAGACCTCGCTGATGGGGGGCCCAGCGATGTTCTGCCCATGCAAGCGGTCACCATGGGGGAACAGGCTTCAGTCTTCGCTCAACAGCTGTTCGAGGCTGATTCCTACAGCGATTACCTGTTCTTCCATGGATTGGCTGTCCAGATGGCCGAAGCCTTGGCCGAATGGACCCATGCACGCGTGAGGCGTGAATGCGGTTTTGCTGATCCCGAGGGGATGCAGCTCAAGGATGTGTTGGCTCAGCGCTACCGAGGCAGTCGTTACTCCTTCGGTTACCCGGCATGTCCCAACGTTGCGGATTCACGGCAGCAGTTGCTGTGGCTCGGCGCTGATCGTGTCGGCCTGAGCATGGATGAAGGTGACCAGCTGCATCCGGAACAGAGCACTACTGCCCTCGTTGCGTTGCACAGCAAAGCTCGTTATTTCAGCGCCTGA
- a CDS encoding sigma-70 family RNA polymerase sigma factor, producing the protein MNRQTTRRNARVETHMLLVKPLAKRYAAKTGQDPDDLQQVGLLGLLRAAERYEGERDIPFPVFARPHIRGAILHYLRDKAAMIRLPRAVQISNRDTGAGFNAASQQRRFIPLEEELISQAIDQGNVLDQMERRQKLEQAMHRLTRNEQGALVEVILKGRSLRDVAQQTGVSAMTVQRRVKRGLTQLREQLSVQLELA; encoded by the coding sequence ATGAACAGACAGACGACGAGACGAAATGCACGGGTTGAGACCCACATGCTGCTTGTGAAACCATTGGCCAAACGTTACGCGGCAAAAACAGGTCAAGATCCAGACGATCTTCAGCAAGTCGGTTTGCTGGGTTTACTTAGGGCCGCTGAACGCTATGAAGGCGAAAGAGACATTCCATTCCCCGTCTTCGCACGACCGCATATCAGGGGGGCGATTCTGCACTATTTGCGGGATAAAGCCGCGATGATCCGACTTCCTCGCGCCGTCCAAATCAGCAATCGGGACACTGGCGCGGGATTTAATGCGGCCTCGCAACAACGCCGATTCATACCGCTTGAAGAAGAACTGATCAGCCAAGCGATTGATCAGGGCAACGTCTTGGATCAAATGGAACGACGGCAGAAACTGGAACAAGCCATGCATCGATTAACCAGAAACGAACAGGGGGCTCTGGTGGAGGTGATCCTCAAAGGGCGAAGCCTGAGAGACGTGGCTCAACAAACTGGCGTCAGCGCCATGACCGTTCAGCGCCGTGTCAAGCGCGGGCTTACACAGCTGCGTGAACAACTCAGTGTTCAGCTGGAGCTGGCCTGA
- a CDS encoding DUF3370 family protein encodes MAGQRARPLNGSFNNVPVLHSNQPEIVKGPGILVNTSPGSSIAAETNQPLRNSTFAFNGEFGVHMHHKYYPQDSSKLGGRRARGLLTVAAIAINPSSKPVTLRFKRGSVKNSFEAPYHPNKLMGVKPLGPRPWNTGPGDATAVQILRGELDRKLSREIIIPPNSRKVIVSTILPARGIMNGLLRGTSDGPFHMAVIAAEETQDESALIAVLDRGQLAPGRIYLNRIREIQSGQVFSRVAGVALGDEYKASIQHDLSQGALHVPLTSTRKHHFGTRDIQVNQLSTRMVDSAVNNIGTYGVRFDVELNLAGEGAHELVLSHPVASGRSQFTAFRGSIGIRTDQGYQEVHVGMRSGQSLSIADLDLKRGAVNPVMVSVVYPADATPGHLLSVVPVTQLAMLRERQQMLEAARKAQAEAKTRQVKPEVAPPAVHAQPVPGVRPAALVAKPVQKPARTTATPPPPVLVSPRGGTNAMPPAMIMPSRVNSSLEQRYRDAIRAQQEWLRRLQGR; translated from the coding sequence ATGGCCGGTCAGCGTGCAAGGCCTCTGAACGGGAGCTTCAACAATGTGCCCGTACTGCACTCGAATCAACCTGAGATTGTCAAGGGACCAGGAATCCTGGTTAACACTTCACCGGGCAGCTCAATCGCCGCTGAAACCAATCAACCTCTGAGGAATTCCACTTTCGCGTTCAACGGTGAATTTGGAGTGCATATGCATCACAAATATTACCCGCAGGATTCCAGCAAACTTGGAGGTCGTAGAGCTAGAGGCCTACTCACTGTTGCAGCCATTGCCATCAATCCCAGTTCAAAACCGGTAACTCTGCGGTTCAAAAGAGGTTCAGTAAAAAACAGTTTCGAGGCGCCATATCATCCCAATAAATTGATGGGGGTAAAGCCGTTAGGCCCCAGGCCCTGGAACACTGGTCCTGGAGATGCGACAGCTGTTCAGATTCTTCGTGGCGAACTTGATCGCAAGCTTTCTAGAGAAATTATCATTCCTCCAAACAGCCGCAAAGTGATCGTCAGTACTATTCTTCCTGCTCGCGGGATCATGAATGGTCTTTTGCGTGGCACAAGCGACGGCCCCTTTCATATGGCCGTGATTGCAGCGGAGGAAACTCAAGACGAAAGTGCACTGATTGCTGTACTTGATCGAGGTCAACTTGCGCCTGGAAGAATCTATCTCAATCGAATTCGTGAAATTCAGTCAGGTCAGGTTTTCTCACGGGTTGCAGGAGTTGCACTTGGCGATGAATATAAAGCTTCGATTCAGCATGATCTTTCTCAAGGCGCATTGCATGTGCCTTTGACTAGCACTCGAAAGCATCATTTCGGAACTCGTGATATCCAGGTCAATCAACTTAGTACCCGTATGGTTGATTCAGCTGTCAACAATATTGGTACTTATGGGGTTCGTTTTGACGTTGAACTGAACCTGGCGGGAGAGGGGGCACATGAACTTGTTCTCAGTCACCCTGTTGCTTCCGGCCGCTCACAATTCACAGCGTTCCGTGGATCGATCGGTATCAGAACTGATCAGGGCTATCAGGAGGTTCATGTCGGCATGCGCTCAGGGCAAAGCCTCTCCATTGCTGATCTTGATCTCAAACGTGGAGCAGTCAACCCTGTCATGGTGAGTGTTGTTTATCCAGCCGATGCCACGCCGGGTCATCTGCTCAGCGTGGTTCCGGTCACTCAGCTGGCCATGCTGCGTGAACGTCAACAGATGCTTGAAGCGGCTCGCAAGGCGCAAGCTGAAGCGAAGACACGACAAGTCAAGCCTGAAGTAGCGCCACCGGCGGTTCATGCGCAACCTGTTCCAGGGGTGAGGCCTGCCGCGCTTGTCGCTAAGCCCGTTCAAAAGCCTGCCAGAACCACCGCAACTCCACCCCCTCCAGTTCTTGTATCGCCAAGAGGTGGAACGAATGCCATGCCTCCTGCGATGATCATGCCGTCAAGAGTGAACAGCAGCCTCGAGCAGCGTTACCGTGACGCCATCCGTGCCCAACAGGAATGGTTGCGTCGACTGCAGGGTCGATAA
- a CDS encoding small RNA NsiR4-regulated ssr1528 family protein gives MDLSGPGAIDEAINAGIDLDGSPLPAQMLTLYKEVMTLESQRKRSGVRKSMRNRVVKTGSKHFDQATLNQRLIDAGWEGLKAKEISFFYG, from the coding sequence ATGGATCTCAGTGGGCCCGGCGCCATCGATGAAGCGATCAATGCAGGGATCGATCTGGATGGATCTCCTCTGCCCGCTCAGATGTTGACGCTTTACAAGGAGGTCATGACCCTTGAAAGCCAGCGCAAGCGCAGTGGGGTGCGCAAATCGATGCGGAATCGGGTGGTCAAGACTGGATCCAAGCATTTTGATCAGGCAACACTCAATCAGCGCCTGATCGATGCTGGCTGGGAGGGCCTCAAGGCCAAGGAGATCAGCTTCTTCTACGGCTGA
- a CDS encoding DUF2237 family protein — MSSETLPEIKGQTNDLNVLGNPLEVCSCQPMTGWFRDGHCRTNVGDLGRHSVCCVMTESFLSYSSAQGNDLSTPMPEFGFPGLQPGDHWCVCAPRWKEAHDDGMAPPVLLNSTESSTVEIIPLEILKKHAHQGMS; from the coding sequence ATGAGCTCTGAAACATTGCCCGAGATCAAAGGCCAGACCAATGATTTGAACGTATTAGGCAACCCTTTGGAAGTGTGCAGTTGTCAACCAATGACCGGGTGGTTCAGAGATGGACACTGTCGAACCAATGTGGGGGACCTTGGACGTCACAGCGTCTGCTGCGTGATGACGGAAAGCTTTCTCAGCTACAGCAGTGCCCAGGGCAATGATCTGAGTACCCCGATGCCTGAGTTTGGTTTTCCAGGTCTTCAACCTGGAGATCACTGGTGTGTGTGTGCACCTCGATGGAAGGAAGCCCATGACGATGGAATGGCTCCGCCGGTTCTGTTGAACTCCACTGAGAGCAGCACCGTTGAGATCATTCCACTGGAGATTCTCAAAAAGCATGCTCACCAAGGAATGTCCTGA
- a CDS encoding ATP adenylyltransferase, whose amino-acid sequence MGEKHFWSKALERSEQARSCGALVPLSTSTIEFSGPSAEQFELRQLNAALPKHHRPEGPKPNPFRPWDAQLEIERIYHSHVLILNKYPVQCGHMLLITQGWASQINWLQPDDWRALVRVDRDSTGLWFFNSGPRAGASQPHRHLQLLPRHPGERICPRLSWFTDRLQMPAATTDNGQITDPLVKSCVIAQRPQSRNPDVEADLLHDLYRSLAKRLGLGDQSTHQPPAVPYNLLLTEKWMALIKRSQDQDKGFSVNALGFAGYLLATQRSDLTWLQNHGGEQLLRQVVPDLSGFTDAVN is encoded by the coding sequence ATGGGTGAGAAGCATTTCTGGTCGAAGGCCCTGGAGCGCTCTGAACAAGCCAGGAGCTGTGGTGCTCTGGTTCCTCTCAGTACGTCCACCATCGAGTTCTCGGGGCCCAGTGCGGAGCAGTTCGAACTGCGGCAGCTGAATGCCGCACTTCCAAAACATCACAGGCCAGAAGGGCCCAAACCCAACCCTTTTCGTCCCTGGGACGCGCAACTGGAGATCGAACGCATCTACCACAGTCATGTTTTGATCCTCAACAAATACCCCGTTCAGTGCGGGCACATGCTGCTCATCACCCAAGGCTGGGCATCCCAAATCAACTGGCTTCAACCTGATGATTGGCGTGCCCTGGTGCGGGTCGACCGGGACAGCACAGGTCTGTGGTTCTTCAACAGCGGTCCCAGAGCCGGCGCAAGTCAGCCCCATCGTCATCTTCAGCTGTTGCCCCGTCACCCCGGGGAGCGCATCTGCCCGCGACTGTCCTGGTTTACGGATCGACTGCAAATGCCAGCTGCCACGACGGACAACGGTCAGATCACCGATCCGCTGGTCAAGAGCTGTGTCATCGCTCAACGTCCCCAATCAAGAAATCCAGACGTCGAGGCTGATCTCCTCCACGATCTCTATCGCTCACTGGCCAAACGATTAGGACTCGGTGATCAGTCCACACATCAGCCTCCCGCCGTTCCTTACAACTTGCTATTGACCGAAAAATGGATGGCGTTGATCAAACGCAGTCAAGACCAAGACAAGGGATTCAGTGTCAACGCACTGGGATTTGCTGGTTATCTGCTCGCGACCCAACGTTCAGATCTGACTTGGCTTCAGAACCACGGTGGTGAACAGTTGCTCAGGCAGGTTGTTCCGGACCTCAGTGGTTTCACGGATGCAGTGAACTGA